One segment of Pseudodesulfovibrio sp. 5S69 DNA contains the following:
- a CDS encoding rod shape-determining protein, translating into MGNLLNRIIGSFSNDLAIDLGTANTLVYVKGKGVMLSEPSVVAVKKDSRGGKTVLAVGAEAKKMLGRTPGNIVAIRPMKDGVIADFEVTEAMLRHFISKVHNSRRLVRPRIMICVPTGITQVEKRAVKESAQSAGAREVYLIEEPMAAAIGANLPITEPTSNMIVDIGGGTTEIAVISLSGIVYARSVRIGGDKMDEAIMQHVKRKYNMLIGESTAEQIKIHIGSAYPLGDEEPIMEVKGRDLVTGIPQNRPITAEEVREAISEQVEGIVQGVRIALEQTPPELAADIVDRGIVLTGGGALLKGLDQLLQHETQLPITVVEDPLTAVVLGSGKALDNIDLYKDITTD; encoded by the coding sequence ATGGGTAACCTGCTCAACAGAATCATCGGCTCATTCTCCAATGACCTGGCCATAGACCTGGGCACGGCCAACACCCTGGTCTATGTCAAGGGCAAGGGCGTCATGCTCTCGGAGCCGTCGGTGGTGGCGGTCAAAAAGGATTCGCGGGGCGGCAAGACCGTTCTCGCCGTGGGCGCCGAGGCCAAGAAGATGCTCGGCCGCACGCCCGGCAACATCGTGGCCATCCGGCCCATGAAGGACGGCGTCATCGCCGACTTCGAGGTCACCGAGGCCATGCTCCGGCACTTCATCTCCAAGGTCCACAACTCCCGCCGCCTGGTCCGGCCGCGGATCATGATCTGCGTGCCCACGGGCATCACCCAGGTCGAGAAGCGGGCGGTCAAGGAATCGGCGCAATCCGCCGGGGCCCGCGAGGTCTACCTCATCGAGGAGCCGATGGCCGCGGCCATCGGCGCAAACCTGCCGATCACCGAACCGACCTCGAACATGATCGTGGACATCGGCGGCGGCACCACCGAGATCGCCGTCATCTCTTTGTCCGGCATCGTCTATGCGCGAAGCGTGCGCATCGGCGGCGACAAGATGGACGAGGCGATCATGCAGCACGTCAAGCGCAAGTACAACATGCTCATCGGCGAATCCACGGCCGAGCAGATCAAGATCCACATCGGGTCCGCCTATCCGCTCGGAGACGAGGAGCCGATCATGGAAGTCAAAGGCCGCGACCTGGTCACCGGCATCCCCCAGAACCGTCCCATCACCGCCGAAGAGGTCCGCGAGGCCATCTCCGAGCAGGTCGAGGGCATCGTCCAGGGCGTGCGCATCGCGCTGGAGCAGACCCCGCCCGAACTGGCGGCGGACATCGTCGACCGGGGCATCGTCCTGACCGGCGGCGGCGCGCTCCTCAAGGGGCTCGACCAGTTGTTGCAGCACGAGACCCAGCTGCCCATCACGGTGGTGGAGGACCCGCTCACCGCGGTCGTGCTCGGCTCGGGCAAGGCGCTCGACAATATCGACCTGTACAAGGACATCACCACCGACTAA
- a CDS encoding TIGR01212 family radical SAM protein (This family includes YhcC from E. coli K-12, an uncharacterized radical SAM protein.) translates to MVRIHRLSAYLRRRFGERVQKIPLDAGFSCPNRDGTLSREGCVFCNPQGSGSGLLRRGLSIREQWDFWRDIHVKKHGLSRFTAYLQSYSNTHGPAAKLAAALDGLGSLPGLTCLALGTRPDCLDEEKLDLLAASRERLGLAEVFLELGLQSASDATLAHINRGHDAAAFAGAARAAAERGLTVVAHVMAGLPAPDGREGLAELLDTVAFVDALPVGGIKFHNVYVCRGTRLSRWFDEGRYVPLTQAEYLDWLGEAIMRLDPRVVIHRLNGNPAQGELVVPAWAGNMRRVHNAVRAHFVERDIWQGKLNGAEDGPPEWFDPENGEGR, encoded by the coding sequence ATGGTCCGCATCCATCGACTGTCCGCCTACCTCCGCCGACGGTTCGGCGAACGGGTCCAGAAGATCCCCCTGGACGCCGGTTTTTCATGCCCCAACCGGGACGGAACCCTGTCCCGGGAAGGGTGCGTGTTCTGCAACCCGCAGGGCTCGGGGTCGGGCCTGCTCCGCCGGGGACTATCCATACGGGAACAATGGGATTTCTGGCGTGACATTCATGTGAAGAAACACGGTCTGTCCCGATTTACCGCCTATCTCCAATCCTATTCCAACACCCACGGGCCGGCCGCCAAACTGGCCGCCGCCCTGGACGGACTCGGCTCCCTGCCCGGCCTGACCTGCCTGGCGCTCGGCACCCGGCCCGACTGCCTGGACGAGGAAAAGCTCGACCTGCTCGCCGCAAGCCGCGAACGGCTCGGCCTGGCCGAGGTCTTTCTGGAGCTCGGCCTGCAATCGGCCAGCGACGCGACGCTTGCTCACATCAACCGGGGCCACGACGCCGCCGCGTTCGCCGGGGCCGCGCGGGCCGCCGCCGAGCGCGGACTGACCGTGGTGGCCCACGTCATGGCCGGGTTGCCCGCGCCGGACGGCCGCGAGGGGCTCGCCGAACTGCTCGACACCGTGGCCTTCGTCGACGCGCTCCCGGTGGGCGGGATCAAGTTCCACAACGTCTACGTCTGCCGGGGCACGCGCCTGTCCCGCTGGTTCGACGAGGGGCGCTACGTCCCGCTCACCCAGGCGGAGTACCTGGACTGGCTGGGCGAGGCGATCATGCGCCTTGATCCGCGCGTTGTCATCCACCGATTGAACGGCAACCCGGCCCAGGGCGAACTGGTCGTTCCGGCCTGGGCGGGCAACATGCGCCGGGTGCACAATGCCGTCCGTGCCCACTTCGTAGAGCGCGACATCTGGCAGGGCAAGTTGAACGGGGCGGAGGACGGCCCGCCCGAGTGGTTCGACCCGGAAAACGGGGAGGGGCGATGA
- a CDS encoding methylated-DNA--[protein]-cysteine S-methyltransferase: MTGTFGEWVRSGRFGLRLDWRDGLVRRIEVAWAGDVRESDPLSAAGVGLKAALLRYEARQAPDWPDLPFDFSGMSEFQKAAIEELRHIPPGTTRTYGQMAAVLGRPRGAQAVGRAMGANPFPVLYPCHRVVGAAGAMTGFSASGGIAMKKALLRLEGAEQALLPGLEE; encoded by the coding sequence ATGACCGGGACCTTCGGCGAATGGGTGCGCAGCGGCCGATTCGGCCTGCGTCTGGATTGGCGGGACGGACTGGTCCGCCGCATCGAGGTGGCCTGGGCCGGGGACGTGCGCGAGTCCGATCCTCTGTCCGCAGCCGGTGTGGGACTCAAGGCGGCCCTGCTGCGCTACGAGGCCCGCCAGGCTCCGGACTGGCCGGACCTGCCGTTCGATTTTTCAGGTATGAGCGAATTTCAGAAGGCCGCCATCGAGGAGCTGCGCCACATCCCGCCGGGGACCACCCGGACCTACGGCCAGATGGCCGCCGTGCTCGGCCGCCCCAGGGGCGCGCAGGCCGTGGGCCGGGCCATGGGAGCCAACCCGTTCCCGGTCCTCTATCCCTGCCATCGCGTGGTCGGCGCGGCCGGCGCCATGACCGGCTTCTCCGCCTCGGGCGGCATCGCCATGAAAAAAGCCCTGCTCCGCCTCGAAGGCGCGGAACAGGCCTTGTTGCCGGGGTTGGAAGAGTAG
- a CDS encoding outer membrane lipoprotein-sorting protein, translating to MYSLKYVLFVAAVCLVFGGGNQASAMDAGEVLLAVDRNLAPVSYESYRKLINIEPDGSKREYVLYTIKKGQDMVASVFLEPSSDKGRGTLRLGDNMWLHIPSVAKPVRITSLQSVTGGIFNNADIMRLDYSAEYTPESLEESGDAYLLRLKAKTNEVAYDRLEMLVAKDRLVPTEIKCLAASGMLIKTLHFKKMTDFGDGFVRPAIVETDSPLHKGYLSVMIFARMKARDFSDEVFTLNYLPRIETLRQ from the coding sequence ATGTACTCTTTGAAATATGTCCTGTTCGTTGCTGCCGTCTGCCTTGTTTTTGGCGGCGGCAATCAGGCTTCCGCCATGGATGCAGGGGAAGTGCTCCTGGCCGTGGACCGCAACCTGGCCCCGGTCAGCTACGAATCCTACCGCAAGCTCATCAACATCGAGCCGGACGGGAGCAAAAGGGAATATGTCCTCTACACCATCAAGAAAGGCCAGGACATGGTGGCCTCCGTCTTCCTGGAGCCTTCCAGCGACAAGGGGCGCGGGACCTTGCGCCTAGGCGACAACATGTGGCTCCACATTCCGAGCGTGGCCAAACCGGTCAGGATAACCAGCCTCCAATCGGTGACGGGTGGCATCTTCAACAATGCCGATATCATGCGCCTAGACTATAGTGCCGAATATACGCCCGAATCCTTGGAGGAAAGCGGTGACGCCTATTTGCTTCGCCTGAAGGCGAAGACCAACGAGGTTGCCTATGACAGGCTGGAGATGCTGGTGGCCAAGGACCGGTTGGTTCCGACGGAGATCAAGTGTCTCGCGGCGTCCGGGATGCTGATCAAAACCCTGCATTTCAAGAAGATGACCGACTTCGGCGACGGATTCGTCCGCCCGGCCATTGTCGAGACGGACAGCCCGCTCCACAAGGGGTACCTCTCGGTGATGATCTTCGCCCGGATGAAGGCCAGGGACTTCTCGGATGAAGTCTTCACCCTCAACTACCTGCCGCGGATAGAAACCCTTCGTCAGTGA
- a CDS encoding ABC transporter permease — protein sequence MLNIFKIALRNLARYKRRTALTSLLIVIGVCMVVMFSGLAGSFKSMMIGIITDSVIGHMQIHRKGYFSSIDTMPLNLNMKGQAYKKIAETLDATPGVEAYAPRLKLGAVLSNYMESTNVRLSAIDPKREMAVCTALAGRMKQGAPGSGEDLLEKGQVVIPEKVAKSLGMKPGDSVVLVATNKDGSVNGMEFQLAGIIEDLMGPGGKDAYMHIEDARSLLRTEPGEVTEIVVRVSSFNKLKSIAGSLTATLGGFTNKKGQPAFELHTWDKLSPFSNIANMIDLMLVTVKIVMVAIVLISVLNVMLMSVFERVREIGTIAAMGTSPGTIMSLFVAEGVLLGVLGTALGLILGVGGLLAFKAAGVAFSFGRMDNLIVRPDINPGEMLFLSAIVLVASALAALQPAWKASRMEPVDALGHV from the coding sequence ATGCTTAACATATTCAAGATCGCCCTGCGCAATCTGGCGCGCTACAAACGGCGTACCGCCCTCACTTCCCTGCTCATCGTCATCGGCGTGTGCATGGTGGTCATGTTCTCGGGCCTCGCCGGATCGTTCAAGTCCATGATGATCGGCATCATCACGGATTCGGTTATCGGGCACATGCAAATCCATCGCAAAGGCTATTTTTCATCCATCGACACCATGCCCCTCAACCTGAACATGAAGGGGCAGGCGTACAAGAAAATCGCGGAAACCCTCGACGCCACCCCCGGCGTGGAGGCGTATGCGCCCAGGCTGAAGCTCGGCGCGGTCCTCAGCAACTATATGGAAAGCACCAACGTCAGGCTTTCGGCCATCGACCCGAAACGGGAAATGGCCGTCTGCACGGCATTGGCCGGCAGGATGAAGCAGGGAGCCCCCGGCTCCGGCGAAGACCTGCTCGAAAAGGGTCAGGTCGTCATTCCCGAAAAGGTGGCCAAGAGCCTGGGGATGAAGCCCGGCGACTCCGTGGTGCTGGTCGCCACCAACAAGGACGGCTCGGTAAACGGCATGGAATTTCAGCTTGCCGGAATCATCGAAGACCTCATGGGACCGGGCGGAAAAGACGCCTACATGCACATCGAGGACGCCCGCAGCCTCCTGCGCACCGAACCGGGCGAGGTCACCGAGATCGTGGTCAGGGTTTCCAGCTTCAACAAGCTGAAGTCCATCGCCGGGTCGCTCACGGCAACGCTTGGCGGATTCACGAACAAGAAGGGGCAGCCCGCCTTCGAGCTGCACACCTGGGACAAGCTGTCGCCGTTCTCCAATATCGCGAACATGATCGACCTGATGCTGGTCACGGTGAAGATCGTCATGGTCGCCATCGTCCTCATCAGCGTGCTCAACGTGATGCTGATGTCGGTCTTCGAGCGTGTGCGGGAAATCGGGACCATCGCCGCCATGGGAACCTCCCCCGGAACGATCATGTCGCTTTTCGTGGCCGAGGGCGTGCTCCTGGGCGTGCTGGGGACGGCGCTCGGCCTGATCCTGGGCGTGGGCGGTCTGCTGGCCTTCAAGGCGGCTGGAGTGGCCTTCTCCTTCGGGCGGATGGATAACCTAATCGTGCGTCCGGACATCAACCCCGGCGAAATGCTCTTCCTGTCGGCCATCGTCCTGGTGGCCTCCGCCCTGGCGGCGCTGCAACCCGCGTGGAAGGCAAGCCGGATGGAACCCGTCGATGCGCTCGGCCACGTATAA
- a CDS encoding ABC transporter ATP-binding protein translates to MSLIELNGISKKYLTGEVETEALKQVTVSIEKGKLVTFVGPSGSGKTTLLNIIGCMDKPSSGEVRVTGARVDTLGKKEAANFRGKHLGFIFQSFNLIPVLSVYENIEYPLLMITRTSASERRERVMAVLEAVGMTDQKDKRPDQISGGQKQRVAVARALVTNPEVVLADEPTANLDHDTAHKIIDLMKKMRDTYGTTFVFSTHDPRIVEHADVVHGIEDGRLLAGNPLIQGGNDHA, encoded by the coding sequence ATGTCGCTGATCGAACTGAACGGCATTTCGAAAAAATACCTGACGGGGGAGGTCGAAACCGAAGCCCTGAAACAGGTCACCGTCTCTATCGAGAAAGGGAAACTCGTCACGTTCGTCGGGCCTTCGGGCAGCGGCAAGACCACGCTGCTGAACATCATCGGCTGCATGGACAAGCCGTCGTCCGGGGAGGTCCGGGTGACCGGCGCCAGGGTGGACACACTGGGCAAGAAGGAGGCGGCGAATTTTCGCGGCAAGCATCTCGGCTTCATCTTCCAGTCGTTCAATCTCATCCCGGTCCTGAGCGTGTATGAGAACATAGAGTACCCTCTGCTCATGATCACCAGGACTTCGGCGAGCGAACGGCGGGAACGCGTGATGGCCGTTCTGGAGGCCGTCGGCATGACGGACCAGAAGGACAAGCGGCCGGACCAGATTTCGGGCGGACAGAAACAGCGCGTGGCCGTGGCCCGGGCGCTGGTGACCAACCCGGAGGTGGTGCTGGCGGATGAGCCCACCGCCAACCTCGACCATGATACGGCCCACAAGATCATCGATCTGATGAAAAAGATGCGGGACACCTACGGGACCACCTTCGTCTTCTCCACCCACGACCCGCGCATCGTCGAACACGCCGATGTGGTGCACGGCATTGAGGACGGCAGGCTGCTTGCCGGAAATCCGCTTATCCAGGGAGGCAACGACCATGCTTAA
- a CDS encoding periplasmic heavy metal sensor — MHYLKRSLLALSVGLNVAFILFWGMQHFSGQNQTPLEKSRPSGDQFFAARYEGVQVTPEQWKALEPYALAFKTNTDRIRRETMQLRKQLLELLDKPVADEEVIRVIQQKILANQGDMKDEVLRLLLHEKSVLRPDQFSGLIQAIRDYGGRRPGFGIMTGGKPERD; from the coding sequence ATGCATTATTTGAAGCGGTCTTTGCTGGCCCTGTCGGTAGGATTGAACGTCGCTTTCATCCTGTTCTGGGGGATGCAGCATTTTTCCGGGCAGAATCAGACACCGCTGGAAAAGTCCCGCCCTTCTGGTGACCAGTTTTTTGCAGCGAGGTATGAAGGCGTGCAGGTGACTCCCGAACAATGGAAGGCACTGGAGCCCTATGCCTTGGCCTTCAAGACCAACACCGACCGCATCCGCCGGGAAACGATGCAGTTGCGAAAGCAGTTGCTTGAGTTGCTGGACAAACCCGTTGCCGATGAAGAGGTGATCCGAGTCATTCAGCAAAAGATTCTTGCGAACCAGGGCGACATGAAAGACGAGGTTCTTCGTCTCCTGCTCCATGAGAAAAGCGTGTTGCGGCCGGATCAGTTTTCCGGGTTGATCCAGGCGATTCGGGATTACGGAGGCCGCAGGCCCGGATTTGGGATAATGACCGGAGGAAAACCGGAACGGGATTAA
- a CDS encoding RNA polymerase sigma factor has product MPDRSRSQLPDEVLLEASGNGDRQAFGELVRRHQSWAWGVACRFLGSGNDAEDIVQAAFIRLLGASGRYRRTARFKTFFHVIISRLCLDHAKRKKTEQADDYPELADSSPGQEEALIMNQNAARVRRALDALPPRPRMAVVLRYYEGLGYDEMAVVLETSRKGVERLLSRGREALRDKLGSR; this is encoded by the coding sequence TTGCCTGATAGGTCCCGATCGCAACTCCCGGACGAAGTCCTGTTGGAGGCCTCGGGCAACGGGGACCGGCAGGCCTTCGGGGAACTCGTCCGACGCCACCAGTCCTGGGCCTGGGGCGTTGCCTGCCGTTTTCTCGGCTCCGGGAACGATGCCGAAGACATCGTCCAGGCCGCCTTCATCAGGCTGCTCGGCGCGTCTGGCCGCTATCGCCGTACCGCGCGTTTCAAGACCTTCTTCCACGTCATCATCTCCCGGCTCTGCCTGGATCATGCCAAAAGAAAAAAAACGGAACAGGCGGACGACTATCCGGAATTGGCCGATTCGTCTCCCGGGCAGGAGGAGGCGTTGATAATGAACCAGAACGCGGCCCGCGTGCGCCGGGCATTGGACGCTCTCCCTCCCAGGCCTCGCATGGCCGTCGTGCTTCGGTACTATGAAGGGCTCGGTTATGATGAAATGGCCGTTGTTCTTGAAACGTCACGGAAGGGCGTCGAGCGGCTGCTGTCCAGGGGACGCGAGGCCTTGCGGGATAAACTGGGATCACGATGA
- a CDS encoding ABC transporter permease, protein MNKLIAFWNILAKDMRTYYLKPPNVSWGIIFPLAWTAMFFIRSGSGLESIPQLLPGVVAISILFGTTSMLAVTVTFEKKNRSFERLLLAPMSFELLMLAKTSGAIFFGVCNAFVPVIMALFLTDLAQIAWAQFIPAVILIAVASTFQGLFIAVAVSEVFEAQTFSNFFRFPMIFLCGLFFPIERLPALLQPVSYVLPLTYGADVLHGAVHGGHILPWYLDLPVLGLFCAALFWASLRNIRRRWIA, encoded by the coding sequence ATGAACAAGCTGATCGCCTTCTGGAATATCTTGGCAAAAGACATGCGCACCTACTATCTGAAACCGCCGAACGTGAGCTGGGGCATCATCTTCCCCCTGGCGTGGACAGCCATGTTCTTCATCCGCTCCGGGAGCGGGCTGGAAAGCATTCCGCAGCTACTCCCCGGCGTGGTGGCCATCTCCATCCTGTTCGGCACCACCTCCATGCTCGCGGTCACGGTGACCTTCGAGAAGAAAAACCGCTCCTTCGAACGGCTGTTGCTGGCACCCATGTCATTTGAGCTCCTGATGCTTGCCAAGACGAGCGGGGCGATCTTTTTCGGCGTGTGCAACGCCTTTGTACCCGTGATCATGGCCCTGTTCCTGACCGACCTCGCCCAGATCGCCTGGGCGCAGTTCATCCCCGCAGTGATCCTCATCGCGGTGGCCTCCACGTTCCAGGGACTGTTCATCGCGGTGGCCGTCAGCGAGGTGTTCGAGGCGCAGACCTTTTCCAACTTCTTCCGTTTTCCCATGATCTTCCTGTGCGGGCTCTTCTTCCCCATCGAGAGGCTGCCCGCCCTGCTCCAGCCCGTGTCCTACGTACTGCCCCTGACTTACGGGGCCGACGTCCTGCATGGTGCTGTCCATGGCGGCCACATTCTGCCATGGTATCTGGACTTGCCTGTACTCGGCCTGTTCTGTGCGGCGCTGTTCTGGGCGAGCCTTCGAAACATCCGGAGGCGGTGGATTGCCTGA
- a CDS encoding ABC transporter ATP-binding protein — MMNEAIAVEGLSKRFEGVQAVDGVSFAVERGELFGFLGPNGAGKTTTINMLTGLARPDSGNIRLCGVDCTQNPRVAQHLIGVVPDESNLYPELTGFENLCFCASLYGIRKDERREQAKALLRDFDLVKAADRKFGGYSKGMKRKLTIAAGIIHRPDILFLDEPTTGIDVASGRQIRQLVADLHQAGTTIFLTTHYIEEAERLCDRIAFIVAGRIVGVDSVEHLIQPLQGRHVLEITCQEALTEKVREGLSQAFPSLVISPPEQQSIRVESDSPVHVGPLVRRIEEQGFTVTEARRIRLSLEDVFVQITGIESGAMHHEKEMKGGKK, encoded by the coding sequence ATGATGAACGAAGCAATAGCGGTCGAAGGCCTGAGCAAGCGGTTTGAAGGAGTGCAGGCCGTGGACGGCGTGTCATTCGCCGTGGAGCGGGGAGAGCTGTTCGGATTTCTCGGGCCGAACGGGGCTGGAAAGACCACGACCATCAACATGCTCACCGGGTTGGCCCGCCCGGATTCCGGGAACATTCGACTCTGCGGCGTCGATTGCACCCAAAACCCGAGGGTCGCCCAGCACCTGATCGGCGTTGTCCCCGACGAGAGCAACCTCTACCCCGAGCTGACCGGGTTCGAGAACCTGTGTTTCTGCGCATCGCTGTATGGCATCCGGAAGGACGAGCGCCGGGAGCAGGCAAAGGCGCTGTTGCGCGATTTCGATCTCGTCAAGGCTGCCGACCGAAAGTTCGGCGGGTACTCCAAGGGGATGAAGCGGAAGCTCACCATCGCGGCGGGCATCATCCACCGGCCGGACATCCTGTTTCTCGACGAACCCACCACGGGCATCGACGTGGCCAGCGGACGCCAGATACGCCAGCTCGTGGCCGACCTGCATCAGGCCGGGACGACCATCTTCCTGACCACCCACTACATCGAGGAGGCCGAACGGCTCTGCGACCGCATCGCCTTCATCGTTGCCGGGCGCATCGTCGGCGTTGACTCGGTGGAACACCTGATCCAGCCCCTGCAAGGACGGCATGTCCTCGAAATCACCTGCCAGGAGGCCTTGACGGAAAAGGTTCGTGAAGGGTTGAGCCAGGCCTTCCCCTCGCTGGTTATCTCGCCCCCCGAGCAACAGTCGATCCGTGTGGAATCGGACTCCCCCGTGCATGTGGGGCCGTTGGTGCGCCGAATCGAGGAACAGGGATTCACGGTCACGGAAGCGCGTCGGATACGCCTCTCGCTTGAGGATGTTTTCGTGCAGATAACGGGCATAGAATCCGGTGCCATGCATCACGAGAAGGAGATGAAGGGGGGAAAGAAATGA
- a CDS encoding sulfite exporter TauE/SafE family protein gives MSLPVVLLAGVFFISLLLTMVGLGGGLVFSPLFVLLGMAKGEAAAASLFLNLTAAGSAAYAYSRKGMVDFSLSIPLILFSAAAAPIGAYLNTRIETKPFLMIMAVILFLAAVRMLFSPKGDDRTVERARTTKIIGGAIIGAVIGLMAGLLGIGGGVFIVPLLIFFLKIPTKTAAASSTFIVCFSSLTGFLGYASMGEVDWYFLLPAAVVAFLGGQAGARLMSTRLTGRTVRLLFSLLLFGLCAKLLHQGFYGV, from the coding sequence ATGAGCCTACCCGTTGTCTTGCTTGCAGGCGTATTTTTCATCTCACTCCTGCTGACCATGGTCGGTCTCGGCGGCGGGCTTGTCTTCTCGCCGCTGTTCGTGCTTCTGGGCATGGCGAAGGGCGAGGCGGCCGCCGCATCCCTGTTCCTGAACCTCACGGCTGCGGGATCGGCGGCGTACGCCTATTCGCGAAAGGGGATGGTCGATTTCTCCCTTTCGATCCCGCTGATCCTGTTTTCCGCAGCGGCCGCGCCGATCGGCGCTTACCTGAACACCCGGATCGAAACGAAACCGTTCCTGATGATCATGGCCGTCATTCTCTTTCTGGCGGCGGTGCGCATGCTGTTTTCGCCCAAGGGCGACGACCGGACGGTGGAGCGGGCAAGAACAACCAAAATTATCGGCGGGGCGATTATCGGCGCGGTCATCGGCCTGATGGCCGGGTTGCTGGGAATCGGAGGCGGGGTCTTCATCGTCCCCTTGCTTATCTTCTTCTTGAAAATTCCGACCAAGACGGCTGCCGCTTCATCCACCTTCATCGTCTGCTTTTCCTCACTCACCGGCTTCCTGGGATACGCATCCATGGGGGAGGTCGATTGGTATTTCCTGTTACCTGCGGCGGTGGTCGCCTTTCTCGGCGGTCAGGCCGGAGCGAGGCTGATGAGTACCAGGCTGACGGGCCGGACGGTCAGGCTCCTGTTCAGCCTGCTCCTGTTCGGATTGTGCGCCAAGCTGTTACATCAGGGTTTTTATGGGGTTTGA
- a CDS encoding ArsR/SmtB family transcription factor gives MVNFEKQASMFKVLSVGTRIRILELLKGGPLCVNALAKRLGVTPSAVSQNLRILRDADLVVADKQGYFVHYGINRQTMTELRSLANGVFSMPNLL, from the coding sequence ATGGTCAATTTTGAAAAACAAGCCAGTATGTTCAAAGTCCTCTCGGTCGGCACTCGCATACGGATACTGGAGCTGCTGAAAGGCGGCCCTTTGTGCGTAAACGCCTTGGCGAAGAGGCTGGGCGTCACTCCTTCAGCCGTATCCCAGAACCTGCGCATCCTGAGGGATGCGGACCTCGTTGTTGCGGACAAGCAGGGCTATTTCGTGCATTACGGGATTAACCGGCAGACCATGACGGAATTGCGGTCCCTCGCGAACGGGGTGTTCAGCATGCCAAATTTGTTGTGA
- a CDS encoding DsrE family protein encodes MQVLIILSSNDPEVKWNTVRFGNFLLNEGEDVTLFLNASAVDLYAGDSDTFPIAEQAKMFALSEGVLVAUGKCLSIHGVDESEYVKLSSLKFLYAEMIKADRILNY; translated from the coding sequence ATACAAGTCTTGATCATTCTTTCCAGCAACGACCCGGAAGTGAAATGGAACACTGTCCGTTTCGGCAACTTCCTGTTGAATGAGGGCGAGGACGTCACGTTGTTCCTGAACGCCAGCGCCGTTGATTTGTATGCGGGCGATTCGGATACATTCCCGATCGCCGAACAGGCGAAGATGTTCGCCCTGAGTGAGGGCGTGCTGGTAGCCTGAGGGAAGTGCCTGAGCATCCACGGTGTGGATGAAAGCGAATACGTCAAGTTGTCCAGCCTGAAATTCCTGTATGCGGAAATGATAAAGGCAGACAGGATTCTCAACTACTAG
- a CDS encoding sulfite exporter TauE/SafE family protein encodes MYFQTADIEVALWIPPFVAFVISFFTSMGGVSGAFLLLPFQMSFIGYTNPSVSATNQVFNVVAIPSGVYRYWREGRMVWPLTWIVVLGTLPGVFIGAMVRVHYLPDPKHFKLFTACVLLYIGFKMVRDVLGNSNGGAKRESEARFREMVKRNTSPKGAAPAPATTVTCFNLKRLGFTFYGEAYDVSFWGIFLLSFIVGIVGGIYGIGGGSIIAPFFITFFELPVYIVAGAALMGTFVTSVAGVAFYQAIAPFYPNLSVAPDWLLGILFGAGGMAGMYLGARCQKFVPAKAIKWMLSGVMVFTAIKYILNFFGY; translated from the coding sequence ATGTACTTCCAAACTGCTGATATCGAAGTCGCGCTCTGGATTCCACCTTTTGTGGCGTTCGTCATTTCTTTTTTCACCTCAATGGGCGGCGTTTCCGGTGCCTTTCTGCTCTTGCCGTTTCAGATGTCCTTCATCGGGTATACGAATCCATCCGTCAGCGCCACCAACCAGGTGTTCAATGTCGTTGCCATCCCAAGCGGAGTATATCGTTACTGGCGCGAGGGGCGAATGGTGTGGCCGCTGACATGGATCGTCGTCCTCGGCACGCTGCCAGGTGTCTTTATCGGCGCCATGGTCAGGGTGCATTATTTGCCGGACCCGAAGCATTTCAAGCTGTTTACCGCCTGTGTGCTCCTATATATCGGGTTTAAAATGGTGAGGGACGTGCTGGGGAACTCAAATGGCGGGGCCAAGAGGGAAAGCGAAGCACGCTTTCGGGAAATGGTCAAACGAAACACTAGTCCGAAGGGGGCGGCGCCCGCGCCCGCCACGACAGTCACTTGTTTCAATCTAAAGCGACTCGGGTTCACGTTCTACGGGGAAGCCTATGACGTTTCATTCTGGGGAATTTTTCTTCTCAGTTTCATTGTCGGCATAGTGGGGGGGATTTACGGGATAGGAGGGGGATCAATAATCGCCCCGTTCTTTATTACTTTTTTCGAGCTTCCAGTCTATATCGTCGCAGGTGCCGCACTGATGGGAACCTTTGTCACATCGGTTGCAGGCGTCGCTTTTTACCAAGCCATCGCACCTTTCTACCCAAACCTTTCCGTGGCTCCCGACTGGCTGTTGGGAATACTGTTCGGAGCGGGAGGAATGGCGGGGATGTATCTTGGGGCTCGATGCCAAAAGTTTGTGCCAGCCAAGGCCATCAAGTGGATGCTGTCTGGCGTCATGGTGTTTACTGCGATCAAATACATTCTAAACTTTTTTGGATATTGA